The proteins below come from a single Streptomyces sp. M92 genomic window:
- a CDS encoding gamma-aminobutyraldehyde dehydrogenase: MSTELRRLRNYIDGEFRDAADGRTTEVVNPATGEAYATAPLSGQADVDAAMAAAAAAFPAWRDLVPAERQKALLKIADAFEERAEELIAAEVENTGKPVGLTRSEEIPPMVDQIRFFAGAARMLEGRSAGEYMEGLTSMIRREPIGVCAQVAPWNYPMMMAVWKFAPALAAGNTVVLKPSDTTPASTALMADIIGSIVPKGVFNVVCGDRDTGRLMVEHETPAMASITGSVRAGMSVAESASKDLKRVHLELGGKAPVVVFEDTDIPKAVEGISEAGYFNAGQDCTAATRVLVHESVHDEFVSALAKAASEIKTGMPDDEDVLYGPLNNPNQLEQVTGFIERLPAHAKVEAGGHRVGDKGYFYAPTVVSGLKQDDEIIQKEVFGPVITVQSFRDEDQAVEWANGVEYALASSVWTKDHGRAMRMSKRLDFGCVWINTHIPLVAEMPHGGFKKSGYGKDLSGYGFEDYTRIKHVMTSLDA; the protein is encoded by the coding sequence GTGAGCACCGAGCTGCGTCGTCTGCGCAACTACATCGACGGTGAGTTCCGGGACGCCGCCGACGGACGGACCACGGAGGTGGTCAACCCCGCCACGGGCGAGGCCTACGCGACCGCCCCCCTGTCCGGGCAGGCGGACGTCGACGCCGCCATGGCGGCCGCCGCCGCGGCCTTCCCGGCCTGGCGGGACCTGGTCCCGGCCGAGCGCCAGAAGGCCCTGCTGAAGATCGCGGACGCGTTCGAGGAGCGGGCCGAGGAGCTGATCGCGGCCGAGGTGGAGAACACGGGCAAGCCCGTCGGGCTGACCCGCTCCGAGGAGATCCCGCCGATGGTCGACCAGATCCGCTTCTTCGCGGGCGCGGCGCGGATGCTGGAGGGCCGCAGCGCCGGTGAGTACATGGAGGGCCTGACCTCCATGATCCGCCGCGAGCCGATCGGCGTCTGCGCGCAGGTCGCGCCGTGGAACTACCCGATGATGATGGCCGTGTGGAAGTTCGCCCCGGCCCTCGCCGCGGGCAACACGGTCGTCCTCAAGCCGTCCGACACCACCCCCGCCTCGACGGCCCTGATGGCCGACATCATCGGCTCGATCGTGCCCAAGGGCGTCTTCAACGTCGTCTGCGGCGACCGCGACACCGGCCGCCTGATGGTCGAGCACGAGACCCCGGCGATGGCCTCCATCACCGGCTCGGTGCGGGCGGGCATGTCGGTCGCCGAGTCGGCGTCCAAGGACCTCAAGCGGGTCCACCTGGAGCTCGGCGGCAAGGCGCCGGTCGTGGTCTTCGAGGACACCGACATCCCCAAGGCCGTCGAGGGCATCTCGGAGGCGGGCTACTTCAACGCGGGCCAGGACTGCACCGCCGCCACCCGCGTGCTGGTCCACGAGTCGGTCCACGACGAGTTCGTGAGCGCGCTCGCGAAGGCCGCGTCCGAGATCAAGACCGGTATGCCGGACGACGAGGACGTCCTGTACGGCCCGCTCAACAACCCGAACCAGCTCGAGCAGGTCACCGGGTTCATCGAGCGCCTGCCCGCCCACGCCAAGGTCGAGGCGGGCGGCCACCGGGTCGGCGACAAGGGCTACTTCTACGCCCCGACCGTCGTCTCCGGCCTCAAGCAGGACGACGAGATCATCCAGAAGGAGGTCTTCGGCCCCGTCATCACCGTCCAGTCCTTCCGCGACGAGGACCAGGCGGTCGAGTGGGCCAACGGCGTCGAGTACGCCCTCGCCTCCTCGGTGTGGACCAAGGACCACGGCCGCGCCATGCGGATGTCCAAGCGGCTCGACTTCGGCTGCGTGTGGATCAACACCCACATCCCGCTGGTCGCCGAGATGCCGCACGGCGGCTTCAAGAAGTCCGGCTACGGCAAGGACCTGTCGGGCTACGGCTTCGAGGACTACACCCGGATCAAGCACGTGATGACGTCGCTGGACGCGTGA
- a CDS encoding ABC transporter substrate-binding protein — MPPLPKTPSLSLSRRTLLRGLGGSAALGALAGCGVPAAYVAPGDRAATDRSATERRLTWANWPLYIDTDDERPNRRPTLEAFEKESGISVEYIEEINDNDEFFGKISPSLMNHQPVDRDLIVISDWMCGRFVRLGWVQEMDRSRQPNVTEYLDPLLRSPAFDPGRKFTVPWQSGITGIAYNRRRLGREVRHVSDLWADDLRGRVTLLSGMDEAFALLMQGNGVDITDWTADDFHTMCDQVDKQVAKGQVRRFTGNDYIKDLSSGDVLACQAYSGDVIQLQADDPDIEFVVPEEGAELWSESLMIPNLARHKTNAERLIDFYYQPEVAAELAAWVNYVCPVPAARDVLASSGDEETAALAEDPLIFPDAAMRERLAIARDIAAGERSEFAKRWNGIVGV; from the coding sequence ATGCCCCCGCTCCCGAAGACGCCCTCGCTGTCCCTGTCCCGCCGTACCCTGCTGCGCGGCCTGGGCGGTTCCGCCGCGCTCGGCGCACTGGCCGGCTGCGGCGTACCGGCCGCCTACGTCGCACCGGGCGACCGCGCCGCCACCGACCGGTCCGCCACCGAGAGGCGGCTGACCTGGGCGAACTGGCCGCTGTACATTGACACCGACGACGAGCGTCCGAACCGGCGGCCCACGCTGGAGGCGTTCGAGAAGGAGTCGGGCATCTCCGTCGAGTACATCGAGGAGATCAACGACAACGACGAGTTCTTCGGCAAGATCAGCCCGTCCCTGATGAACCACCAGCCCGTCGACCGCGACCTGATCGTCATCAGCGACTGGATGTGCGGGCGGTTCGTACGGCTCGGCTGGGTGCAGGAGATGGACCGCTCCCGCCAGCCGAACGTCACCGAGTACCTGGACCCGCTGCTGCGTTCGCCCGCCTTCGACCCGGGCCGGAAGTTCACCGTGCCCTGGCAGTCCGGCATCACCGGCATCGCCTACAACCGCCGCCGGCTCGGCCGGGAGGTCCGGCACGTCTCCGACCTGTGGGCGGACGACCTCAGGGGCCGGGTGACCCTGCTGTCCGGCATGGACGAGGCGTTCGCGCTGCTGATGCAGGGCAACGGCGTCGACATCACCGACTGGACGGCGGACGACTTCCACACGATGTGCGACCAGGTGGACAAGCAGGTGGCCAAGGGTCAGGTCCGCCGCTTCACCGGCAACGACTACATCAAGGACCTTTCCAGCGGTGACGTCCTGGCCTGCCAGGCCTACTCCGGTGACGTGATCCAGCTCCAGGCGGACGACCCGGACATCGAGTTCGTCGTGCCCGAGGAGGGCGCCGAGCTGTGGTCGGAGTCCCTGATGATCCCCAACCTGGCCCGCCACAAGACCAACGCCGAGCGGCTGATCGACTTCTACTACCAACCGGAGGTCGCCGCCGAGCTGGCCGCGTGGGTCAACTACGTCTGTCCCGTCCCCGCCGCCCGGGACGTGCTCGCCTCCTCCGGCGACGAGGAGACCGCCGCGCTGGCCGAGGACCCGCTGATCTTCCCGGACGCGGCGATGCGCGAACGGCTCGCCATCGCGCGGGACATCGCGGCCGGGGAGCGGTCGGAGTTCGCGAAGCGGTGGAACGGGATCGTCGGGGTGTAG
- a CDS encoding serine hydrolase domain-containing protein, translated as MRARTSSVLAASLVLALAAGPSAVPAFASPPATAAGSVDQRGPDEKALRDALSAVPNRHATAALVRVGGPDGDWHGSAGVRDLASDRPAHPHARFRAGSVTKVVTAATVLRLAAQDEIDLDAPVQGYLPDLFTPEFEQPISVRQLLNHTSGIKPGDGLGDDFAEVYANRFETLTPQRVAASAIAKGPEEFIPGTRQQYLNINYTILGLLIEKVTGHSYSSVATRLVLRPAGMHHTYFPGTDPRVRGPHNRGYQAVEQPDGTVKLLDVTEWNQADRWAAGDMISTTADLEKLLTKLFRGKIVPQPELEEMFTTPAGVSGARRSAGLEYKEVDGEIFWGKSGSRYGYSALIGGTRDLSRTLVYSVNATDAKSAEQNPVLDAITAAALK; from the coding sequence ATGCGTGCCCGAACCTCCTCCGTCCTCGCCGCTTCCCTCGTCCTCGCCCTGGCCGCCGGCCCGTCGGCGGTCCCGGCGTTCGCCTCGCCGCCCGCCACGGCCGCCGGCTCCGTCGACCAGCGCGGGCCGGACGAGAAGGCACTGCGCGACGCGCTCTCCGCCGTCCCGAACCGGCACGCCACGGCCGCCCTCGTGCGGGTCGGCGGCCCCGACGGCGACTGGCACGGCAGCGCGGGCGTGCGCGACCTGGCCAGTGACCGGCCGGCACACCCCCATGCCCGCTTCCGGGCCGGTTCGGTCACCAAGGTCGTCACCGCCGCCACCGTCCTGCGGCTCGCGGCCCAGGACGAGATCGACCTGGACGCGCCGGTGCAGGGCTACCTCCCCGACCTGTTCACGCCGGAGTTCGAGCAGCCGATCAGCGTGCGCCAACTGCTGAACCACACCAGCGGCATCAAGCCGGGTGACGGTCTCGGCGACGACTTCGCGGAGGTGTACGCCAACCGTTTCGAGACCCTCACCCCGCAGCGGGTCGCGGCGTCGGCGATCGCCAAGGGACCGGAGGAGTTCATCCCGGGGACGCGGCAGCAGTACCTGAACATCAACTACACGATTCTCGGCCTGCTGATCGAGAAGGTGACGGGGCACTCGTACTCCTCCGTGGCCACGCGCCTGGTCCTGCGCCCGGCCGGCATGCACCACACGTACTTCCCCGGCACCGACCCCCGCGTCCGGGGCCCGCACAACCGGGGCTACCAGGCGGTGGAACAGCCGGACGGCACGGTGAAGCTGCTCGACGTGACCGAGTGGAACCAGGCGGACCGCTGGGCGGCCGGCGACATGATCTCCACCACCGCCGACCTGGAGAAGCTTCTCACCAAGCTGTTCCGGGGAAAGATCGTGCCGCAGCCGGAGCTGGAGGAGATGTTCACGACCCCGGCAGGTGTTTCGGGCGCGCGGCGCAGCGCGGGGCTGGAGTACAAGGAAGTCGACGGCGAGATCTTCTGGGGCAAGTCGGGGTCCCGCTACGGGTACAGCGCCCTCATCGGCGGCACCCGCGACCTGAGCCGCACGCTGGTCTACTCGGTCAACGCCACGGACGCCAAGAGCGCGGAGCAGAACCCGGTCCTCGACGCGATCACCGCGGCCGCCCTGAAGTAG
- a CDS encoding HXXEE domain-containing protein, translating to MTNSPDDEKVGAAVTLGLLAAWALHDAEELATVPGWWRRELPALRERFPAVPQAVWRRAGSVDGREFAVAVGAMAAAVAAASAAGRLTGGRSAAYQTALTAFGLHGLVHLAQAAAVRGYTPGSATSPLVVVPFTLWARHRLRRAGVLRATRPRDLAFGLGFAGAATVGAHAVARRLTGRGA from the coding sequence GTGACGAATTCACCGGACGATGAAAAGGTGGGTGCGGCGGTCACGCTCGGGCTGCTGGCCGCCTGGGCGCTGCACGACGCCGAGGAACTGGCGACCGTGCCGGGATGGTGGCGGCGGGAGCTGCCCGCCCTGCGTGAGCGGTTCCCCGCCGTGCCTCAGGCCGTGTGGCGGCGGGCCGGTTCGGTCGACGGGCGCGAGTTCGCGGTGGCGGTCGGGGCGATGGCCGCCGCCGTGGCCGCCGCGTCCGCCGCGGGACGGCTCACCGGAGGCCGGTCGGCCGCGTACCAGACGGCGCTGACCGCCTTCGGTCTGCACGGCCTGGTCCACCTCGCCCAGGCGGCGGCGGTACGCGGCTACACGCCCGGGTCCGCGACCTCGCCGCTCGTCGTCGTGCCGTTCACGCTCTGGGCCCGCCACCGGCTGCGCCGCGCCGGCGTCCTGCGCGCCACGCGCCCGCGCGACCTCGCCTTCGGGCTCGGCTTCGCGGGCGCGGCGACGGTCGGGGCGCATGCGGTGGCGCGGCGGCTGACGGGGCGCGGCGCGTGA
- a CDS encoding glycerophosphodiester phosphodiesterase: MSPARDLTAVAHRGDPYRYRENTLDSLRAALDRGADAVETDVRLTRDGVPVLLHDETLKRLWGHDRPLRSLSAEEVRGLTAGRVPTLAEALAATDGSRLMLDLPGGPGERAVRRVVDVVRECGAQDRVYYTAGPAAMLAVRAADPAAEIAMTWTTAAPPRPALLAAVRPKWLNYRFGLVNKVLAERVHGDGCLLSVWTPDTRRSMRRLIALGVDSITTNRIDTLCALRDGNGAVQAP; encoded by the coding sequence ATGAGTCCCGCACGCGACCTGACCGCCGTGGCCCACCGCGGCGACCCGTACCGGTACCGCGAGAACACTCTGGACTCGCTGCGCGCCGCGCTCGACCGCGGCGCGGACGCGGTCGAGACCGACGTACGGCTCACCCGTGACGGCGTCCCCGTGCTGCTGCACGACGAGACGCTGAAGCGGCTGTGGGGGCACGACCGGCCGCTGCGGTCCCTGTCGGCCGAGGAGGTGCGCGGGCTGACGGCGGGCAGGGTGCCGACGCTCGCCGAGGCCCTTGCCGCGACCGACGGCAGCCGGCTGATGCTGGACCTGCCGGGCGGTCCGGGCGAGCGGGCGGTGCGGCGCGTCGTGGACGTCGTCCGGGAGTGCGGGGCCCAGGACCGCGTGTACTACACGGCGGGCCCCGCGGCCATGCTCGCCGTGCGCGCCGCCGACCCCGCCGCCGAGATCGCCATGACCTGGACGACGGCGGCACCGCCGCGGCCCGCGCTGCTCGCGGCGGTGCGGCCGAAGTGGCTGAACTACCGGTTCGGGCTGGTGAACAAGGTCCTGGCCGAGCGGGTCCACGGCGACGGCTGCCTGCTGTCGGTGTGGACCCCGGACACCCGGCGCTCCATGCGCCGGCTGATCGCGCTGGGCGTCGACTCGATCACCACCAACCGCATCGACACGCTGTGCGCGCTGCGCGACGGCAACGGGGCCGTCCAGGCCCCGTAA